Genomic DNA from Peribacillus sp. FSL H8-0477:
TGTTTTCAACAGGTCCTCTGTATCTGATAAAACACTATTAATAATGTTTTGAATATCAATCGTTGCCTTCTTGGAATCATCAGCAAGCGTACGTACTTCATTTGCTACGACTGCAAATCCCTTTCCATGTTCCCCGGCTCTTGCAGCCTCAATGGATGCATTTAGAGATAATAGGTTGGTCTGCTCTGCAATTTGAGAAATGGCATGAGTCACATTTGAAATCGTTTTTGATTTTTCTACTAGACTTGTACTCATATGTGTAACAGATTTGAAAGCCGCTTCTAATTTTTGATAAGAAGTTTCTAGTCTATCTACTTGTTCTTTCCCCGTTTCTAACTTTCTAGAAGCGGATTGTAACACGGATTGAGTCTGATTAGATTGCTCCATTAACTCATCCATTTCGTTGCTTAGTTCTCGAATGGCATTTGCACCCTGCTCAACTTGTTCTGATTGATTGGCTGCTCCTATAGCAATTTCTTCAATTGAACGTGAAACCTCAGAAATCGCTGTACTACTTTCAGCAGCAATAACACTTAATCCATTTGTTGCTTTTGTAACAGACTGTGTATTTACGTTAACTTTTTTAATGAGTCCCCTCAATCTGCTTAGCATGGCATTATAACTCACCGATAGATCGCCAAATTCATCATTCGCTTCATAGTGATATTCTGTCACTAAATCTCCACTCGCTGTTTTGCCTATCACACCTTGTAGGTTAGCAATCATTTTTCTTAACACATTGGCCAAGAATAGCGCACATAACACGCCAAATAGTAAGCCAAATACTTCAGAATATAAGGCAGCTTGGCTAATTTCATTTAATTTAGAAGCGGCGATTTCATCAGAGGTAAACGATAACACTTTCCAATTCAATTCCGGCACTCTATTGACCTGACCGGTATACTCTATACCTGCCCATTTCAACGGTTGCGAAGTAATACTCTTCCCTTCATACATCTTCGTTACCCAATCAAACTGTGAAGAAAATTGTTTCGAATCTGCTAATAAATTTTCAACACCTTCTACCGTCCCGCTGTTTTTAGGGTTGATATTCTTTCCGTCCATCCCCTCCATAAAGGAAGAAACAATAATTCCTTGTGAATCTAGAATGATCAACCGACTATTGGAATGGTCTTCAATATCTTTTCTTGTCTTGCCTATAGTGGAAAGATCGACGTCATATCCTAATGCGCCAACCATTTTTCCTTCTAATCGGACTGGTGTCACAACAGATGTCATCATTTTTTGTGATGATTCATCCTTATAAACGTCCATCCATCTTGTTTTTGGAGTCTCGGTTAACGCTTTATACGTTAAGGTCTCTCGCGCATCTTTGGCAAAGTCAATCGGCGGATACATCGTTAAACTGCCATCATTTCCATCCATATAATAAGCGGAAATAAGATTTTTATTATTTGTTTGCACCGATTCTAGTAGGTCCGACATACGTTCTTTTGATGTAGAATCTATTTGATCGGTGACAATATGAGCCAATTGCTCAAGCGAATTTTCGTAACTCTTCAAATCTAGGTTAATCTGAGCTGTCGCACTTTTTGCATAGCTAATATTAGCTGTTTTCGTATCTTCTTCAAATATGGATGACACCTTGATATATACGGAAGAGACAGATCCTACAAGCACGAGCAGAACGATAATACTAATAAAGAACATCCATTTCAATCGAATAGATACCCTTTTTTTTCTCTTTTCCTTACTTTTTCGTTTTAACTTTTCCAATGGCTCCTGCTCCTTCTTTTCAACTTTAACGTGTACAAATTATTATCGGTAAATAACTTTAAACTTTTAGTAATATTTAGGTTGTGTTTAAAAAAGGAAAAGGATCTTCATAGAAGACCCTTCACATTACTCATTTATGACCGGATTGCCGGTATTTTAATTTTTACAGTAAACGCTCCATCCTTATGAATATAGTCTAATAACCCGTGATGGCTGGAAACAACATCAGCGATGAGCTTTGTTCCAAGCCCTTCATGACCTATCCCCTTTGTAGTCTGTCCGTACCTTTTAAACAGTCCATCCAGAATATTAGCGGGAACTGGCAGACTCGTATTCTTACAAATAAGCAAATATAAACCGCTTCGTTTATAAAATTGTAAGGAGAGCATTGCTTGTTCGTCATATACCTGCTGCCATTGCTCACAGGCATCCATGCTATTCGACAAAAGGTTGCCAAGTAATATTACTATATCTTTGTCAGGCAGCGGCAAAGTAGATAGCGGAATGTCCAAATCATAAACCACATCAATTCCCGCTGTTTGTCCACGCCGGTACATTTGATGTAAAACACCTGCAACCGTACCCCGCTCCCCTTTAATCGATAGATTCGTCTCTTCATACCCTTCCACCAATTTATCTAGGTAGTGCTTTGCCTCTTTTGATTGATCAGATTCGAGCAAAAAGTGCACCGCCGATATATGTTTAAGAAAATCGTGCCGCTCACTCCTTACACGGCGAAAGGTCTCATTCATTTGAGTATGCTGTTCTTCGACCTGCCTTAATTCTTGAAGCAGAGGAGTGAGTTTTTTCACCATCATCCATCGGATAACTTCTATCCCGATGAACAAGATAAAAAACCAGTAAGTATTCACTAGTACATAAACGAATGATAAAAGTATCTGCAGAACAAATAAACTACTGTTGAGACTGTTTCCTAATGTAGAAACATCTACTTGTCTTGTCTTAGCTAGATAACCAACCAACCCTATTACAACAATAGAAGTTAGATAGATTGGTATCTTGCTAAAAAGCATATGAAGGTGTACTACTCCTAAAATAGTAATCATCACCCAATAAAGAATAGACGATTTCAAATCAAATCCACCTTTTTAAAAATAATTTGTTTGTAAAAAATCTACTTTTTCCTTTGTAATCATAGCTTGTTCCTCCATCCCTTCAAAGGTAACAATGTAGGAGTTTTTTGCATATAGCGAAAAGTTCTTCACATGATGGATATTGATAATAAAGGATCGATGTGAACGCAGGAAATCCCGCTCCCTCAATTCCCCTTCCAATTCATTCAACGTTTGATAGGTTTTAATTGGACCCGTCTTTGTATAAATCGTCGTTGATCTCCCAGAACGTTCAATAAAAATAATATCCTTTTTCTGTACAATATGTATTTCGTTTTTCTGTTTTAAATACAGCCTGCCCACCATTTCACTCGACCTTGATTTTTCTAACAGGCGCTCAACAGACTTCACAAGCCGGTCCTTTTGATACGGTTTCATAATATAATCATGAACATTTAATTCAAATGCATGAACTGCATAGCCGCTGCTGCCTGTCACAAAAATGACCGAAATATTCAGCGCATGCGAGTGAATGATATCGGCCAGCTCATAGCCTGATAGATTGGGCATTTCAATATCCGCAATTAATAAATCAATGGTCTGTTTCTTAATCTGCTCGTATGCCTCTTCTGCTGATA
This window encodes:
- a CDS encoding methyl-accepting chemotaxis protein, giving the protein MEKLKRKSKEKRKKRVSIRLKWMFFISIIVLLVLVGSVSSVYIKVSSIFEEDTKTANISYAKSATAQINLDLKSYENSLEQLAHIVTDQIDSTSKERMSDLLESVQTNNKNLISAYYMDGNDGSLTMYPPIDFAKDARETLTYKALTETPKTRWMDVYKDESSQKMMTSVVTPVRLEGKMVGALGYDVDLSTIGKTRKDIEDHSNSRLIILDSQGIIVSSFMEGMDGKNINPKNSGTVEGVENLLADSKQFSSQFDWVTKMYEGKSITSQPLKWAGIEYTGQVNRVPELNWKVLSFTSDEIAASKLNEISQAALYSEVFGLLFGVLCALFLANVLRKMIANLQGVIGKTASGDLVTEYHYEANDEFGDLSVSYNAMLSRLRGLIKKVNVNTQSVTKATNGLSVIAAESSTAISEVSRSIEEIAIGAANQSEQVEQGANAIRELSNEMDELMEQSNQTQSVLQSASRKLETGKEQVDRLETSYQKLEAAFKSVTHMSTSLVEKSKTISNVTHAISQIAEQTNLLSLNASIEAARAGEHGKGFAVVANEVRTLADDSKKATIDIQNIINSVLSDTEDLLKTTNETNQISMDQKSAVLTVRDSMVELETSVIQISQSINKETETINMLNEQKKTVMTMIDEITAVSQQTTAASEEIASSMEEQAASSNELAQYTQNVNELIKELELTLKEFIIKK
- a CDS encoding LytR/AlgR family response regulator transcription factor — translated: MRVGLVDDRFIDLDKLNGIVAGIPEVEVIFSTLSAEEAYEQIKKQTIDLLIADIEMPNLSGYELADIIHSHALNISVIFVTGSSGYAVHAFELNVHDYIMKPYQKDRLVKSVERLLEKSRSSEMVGRLYLKQKNEIHIVQKKDIIFIERSGRSTTIYTKTGPIKTYQTLNELEGELRERDFLRSHRSFIINIHHVKNFSLYAKNSYIVTFEGMEEQAMITKEKVDFLQTNYF
- a CDS encoding sensor histidine kinase gives rise to the protein MKSSILYWVMITILGVVHLHMLFSKIPIYLTSIVVIGLVGYLAKTRQVDVSTLGNSLNSSLFVLQILLSFVYVLVNTYWFFILFIGIEVIRWMMVKKLTPLLQELRQVEEQHTQMNETFRRVRSERHDFLKHISAVHFLLESDQSKEAKHYLDKLVEGYEETNLSIKGERGTVAGVLHQMYRRGQTAGIDVVYDLDIPLSTLPLPDKDIVILLGNLLSNSMDACEQWQQVYDEQAMLSLQFYKRSGLYLLICKNTSLPVPANILDGLFKRYGQTTKGIGHEGLGTKLIADVVSSHHGLLDYIHKDGAFTVKIKIPAIRS